In Sphingomonas psychrotolerans, the following proteins share a genomic window:
- a CDS encoding DUF1272 domain-containing protein — protein sequence MLEMRPDCERCGTDLRADDPGAFICSFECTFCAACTDALDDHCPNCGGELMDRPTRTGKALERHPASAERKFKG from the coding sequence ATGCTGGAGATGCGCCCCGATTGCGAACGCTGCGGCACGGATCTCCGCGCCGACGATCCCGGTGCGTTCATTTGCTCGTTCGAATGCACCTTTTGCGCCGCCTGCACCGATGCGCTCGACGATCATTGCCCCAATTGCGGCGGCGAATTGATGGACCGGCCGACGCGAACTGGTAAAGCGCTGGAGCGCCATCCGGCCTCGGCCGAGCGCAAGTTCAAGGGATAG
- the thiD gene encoding bifunctional hydroxymethylpyrimidine kinase/phosphomethylpyrimidine kinase, with amino-acid sequence MTPRILIIAGSDSGGGAGIQADIKTVTMLGGHAMTAITAITAQNTLGVAAVHPVPTDMVLAQIDAVVRDIGVDAIKIGMIGSARTALAVAEKLGELPGVPVVFDPVMVATSGATLADDATIAAFERLMARATVVTPNLPELDALGGDPAALVAAHGCAVLVKGGHAGDAQVTDRLYSSNPEDPPEIEWSDPRIETEATHGTGCTLSSAIACGLAQEWDLPEAVARGRRFVRIAMREAPGLGRGHGPMGQQAVRLDLNMSFFEPMLNQVTVPAEDLAASERFYRLLGLRQVVRASPRYARFETEGGATFSVATDKAYTAPVVYFECGDLDVTVAYLEQQGVKFEGEPKDEPWGWREARLRDPAGNAIRLYQAGEMRRFPPWRLDDA; translated from the coding sequence GTGACACCGCGTATCCTGATCATTGCCGGTTCGGACTCGGGCGGCGGCGCGGGGATCCAGGCCGATATCAAGACCGTGACGATGCTCGGCGGCCATGCGATGACGGCGATCACTGCGATCACCGCGCAGAACACGCTCGGCGTTGCCGCGGTGCATCCGGTGCCGACCGATATGGTGCTCGCCCAGATCGATGCGGTGGTGCGCGACATTGGCGTCGACGCGATCAAGATCGGCATGATCGGATCGGCGCGCACCGCGCTGGCGGTGGCGGAAAAGCTCGGCGAGCTGCCGGGCGTGCCGGTGGTGTTCGATCCGGTGATGGTCGCGACCAGCGGCGCGACGCTCGCCGACGACGCGACGATCGCGGCGTTCGAACGGCTGATGGCGCGCGCGACCGTGGTGACCCCCAATCTGCCCGAGCTCGACGCGCTGGGCGGCGACCCCGCCGCTCTGGTCGCCGCGCATGGCTGCGCGGTGCTGGTCAAGGGCGGGCACGCAGGCGACGCGCAAGTGACCGATCGGCTCTATTCGTCCAACCCCGAGGATCCGCCCGAGATCGAGTGGAGCGATCCGCGCATCGAGACCGAGGCGACCCACGGCACCGGCTGCACGCTCTCCTCGGCGATCGCCTGCGGGCTGGCGCAGGAATGGGACCTGCCCGAAGCAGTCGCGCGCGGCCGCCGCTTCGTCCGGATCGCGATGCGCGAGGCGCCGGGGCTGGGGCGCGGACACGGCCCGATGGGGCAACAAGCGGTCCGGCTCGATCTCAACATGAGCTTTTTCGAGCCGATGCTGAACCAGGTGACGGTGCCCGCCGAAGACCTTGCCGCGAGCGAGCGCTTCTATCGGCTGCTCGGCCTGCGCCAGGTGGTCCGCGCCAGCCCGCGTTATGCCCGGTTCGAGACCGAGGGCGGCGCCACCTTCTCGGTCGCCACCGACAAGGCCTACACTGCCCCGGTAGTCTATTTCGAATGCGGCGATCTCGACGTGACCGTCGCCTATCTCGAGCAGCAGGGAGTGAAGTTCGAGGGCGAGCCCAAGGACGAGCCTTGGGGCTGGCGCGAGGCGCGGCTACGCGATCCGGCGGGCAATGCGATTCGGCTCTATCAGGCTGGCGAGATGCGCCGCTTTCCGCCATGGCGCCTCGACGATGCCTGA